The genomic window AAGTGCTATAATTCATATTGTGTAAATAGAATTACAAATGTTTGCAAAGGCTCTGCCTTCGTAGACTGTCCAGTGGTATGAGAAACAGGATGCAAGATAGCTGAACAGTCTGGAGTTTCTGGGTAGCAGGCGTATGTCCAGGAACACACTGTAGTCCAGCAAAGATTCAGTGTTCAGACAGGTCGGGGAAGTTTTGGGTAAGTGTCTGTACCTGGATCTTGGTGAGGGGGagtggaagaagaggagaaactgGTAGTTCTTCTACATGTTGGAAGGAATAGGTGGAGCTGagataagagagaaaagataaCAATCTTAATACCTAAATTTTAATGAGAAGAATAGGAGACTGAAGTAATTACACAAGAAATAAAGATTATGAAAATAAGTATTTTGGTGGAAAATGGCTAACAATGGGAAGAAATTTAACAAccttaaaagcatttttttgtgAAAtctctaatgtgtgtgtgtgtgtgtgtgtgtgtgtgtgtgtgtgagtgtgtgtgtgtgtgtgtgtgtgtgtgtaggtagaaAGGTAGAAGTGTTGAAGATGGGGTAGTATTATTCCCTGAGCTTCATGTGGGTTATCTGTGGAGGAGACATGGGAGTAAGAAAAAGTAAGACATCCTAAAGCAATTGGGATTTCAAAGTATTTTGGAGAACAAAACCATCTTATATAAATGCATAATTATAACTAACTAGAAACGGCCATTctggttaaaaaagaaagtatttccaaataaagaaaatagGACTTTATTTTGCATGATATTTAGCAACACGGTACAAAGGTCAATAACCTTCTTGgaagaatatcaagaaaagtaGAAGGTAgaccaattatatttttttctagtcaCTCAGTTACTAAAGTCTCTATctcacttctctccttccctcaggaGTCAAACCTAGAACTTGAACCTCATTAGAACTGAATTAGAAGTGATGATGATGAATTTTTCTACCATCTGGAACATGTGCAAAGGCTTGCTGACCCTTAATTTTATAGTTCACAGTgaagtgggaaaaaaagaattctgcaTGCAAGATTTAGCTTGAAATACATAGATTTATGTCTCATGAGAATTTATCAacctaaaaaaaccccaacagagTAGAGTAATAGAAATTATACTAACATAGaactttacagtttgcaaaatgctttgtgttATTCTAACACATTATTCTAGGCTTTACCATTAACAAGTGctttgtaatctcatttgatcttttcacAAACCCTGTGAGGTTGGTAACAAAAGTATTAtccacactttacagatgaggaaactgaggataaatgtcttgcttaagatcacacagaTTGTCAGTGGTGGATACAAGATATTTGCCTATATCTTCTGAATCCATATCTGAGGCAAATTCCATTATCTTTGGACATGCATGAATTTTCACAGAATTCAAAATAAGAAGTATAACAAATCCAAGGATATATATCGCATTGGGAGACTCTCACTGACTGGGGATGAGAAAGGGGAGAAGTTGGACCTACTTGCAGATGATTATgtcaagggttttattttttagtcTCTTTCATCACACCCATCCCTTCTCTagcctttttctccttcccttattTCTGTTTCTATTCCTGTTCACTGATGCTTTTACTAGTAACACTCTAGGGCTATTATCCTGttgtgggtaagtcatttaaccactctgactttccacttcctcatctgtgtaaaatgaagataatagtaacCATGCTAGCTGCTATTTCATGGGGTcattgtgaggaaaatattttgtaagtcATAAATCCCCATGAGaactgagttattattattattttatatctttgagcTTTTTATTCTGATCAATTCATAGAAtacttattaaattaaaaaacaacttccttctctttcacagtaatttacatatttcatatatagtatgtatatacatatgtacatatatgtatgtacatgcgcATGCATGCCCTAGCTTAactttttgttgtgtttgtccttcattgccaaagaagaccatgccatcaaagaaataatgatatgacttgcacttgactttgttttgggtgagggagagctgtgcaggtcaccagcttcacttctcccccagagccatctgaatctagtgaccagatattcatcaggatgactgcagatgactcAGGATGGAGATGACCTAGCTTAGCTAAGGTCTCCAAGGCAGGGGATTGTTTCTTTAAGATTCCTTTAGAATCTTTAGCGTAGTGCACATAGTTGGTTATTATTAAACACTATGGAATCTGCTTTCTCAGTCTTTTGATATACTTAGAATGCTAACATTCttcttgtatttttgtattttgaagGTAAACTACTGAGTTTTTCATTATGTCTGATGGGGACTATGATTATCTCATCAAGTTTTTAGCCTTGGGTGactctggagttgggaagaccagCTTACTTTACCAGTATACAGATGGCAAATTTAACTCCAAATTTATCACAACGGTGGGCATTGATTTCAGGGAAAAGAGAGTGGTAAGTTCCCAATCCTCGTCGGTGATTTAAAAACACTATCTCTGAGTAAACATTTAGGATTTGCTTGCATTTCTTATTGACTTTGGAGACATGGGGAGAGGGTAGAGGTTGGCATCTAAAAGGTAAAAGAAGTCAAAGTAATAAATTCATCTCATTTGACCTGCGCAAGACTATCAAAAAAtcaccaaagagatttttaaaaaatccatgacTATAGTCAAATGGACAAAAGTTAACAGTGTCTAATTGAAGAAACATGGGGATGGGACTCAAGATACTAAGATCCCACCACTAATTTATTCTGTGATGCTCAGCAAATCACTTTCTCTGAAACTCATTTTccacaaatgtaaaatgaggtgaaggtGGTTTAAGTGGATGTTCCTTAAGGTACACGCCAATGCCAACATCTCTGAATCGTTTGCTTTTATTATGCACACTTTTTGGCCACTGTATCTGAAATGACAGGTCTGGCTTTGCTGAAGAAACCTTCATTAACATTTATGTGTTATTTATGAGAAATCATCACTAGAACAAAGCTTGACGATGTCAATACTACCATTCACaataatgatataaataaatttcaggtagtggttttttttttcagttactcagGGAGAGCCTCATCCTCAGAGGCTTCAGTACTATGAGGATGGGGATCCCGTTAATTAGTCCCCCATGACACTTTGTCAACAACAGCTATGTGGGCTATGTTCTGGTGGTGCAAGGCACCTATCAACTGTGGTGATGCCTTTTAAAGAGGTTCTTAGATTCTGCTTTACTAGAATGAGAGACCATGATAGCTTGCCCCTTGATTCCTTTTTCCCTAGGGTAAATaagaatgtttaaaaacaaaacagattaaaagcaattcaaatcctatcatattcctatattttttttgtaaaaaagaaaacaaaccccaCAGCCACCACCCTCACCTCCAAACTTATAGGGGGAGAGAAACAAAAGTCAACTCCAAACTCCTAGCTCAATGatatttatttttgccatttaATACATAACATCCCAGGAAGGGAATAGGGTGGGGAAGAAAGCCCTTTCTTATCTCAAGTGGAGGACTTGGCTGTCTCCTTCCACTTGAGTCAGCAGGTTCATCATCTTTAAGGGAATCTCCACAAGCAAGAAACTTCTAATAAGGTGTCTGCTTTTGAGTGTCTGCTAGGGAGCACCTTCCCACCcctattttccccctctcccaccaTGCACAGCTCCACAGAGTAAAGAGGAAGAATATTTACCATCCCTGTGCCTCATCTGAGGGATGAGGTGGTCAGGCTAGTTAGAAAGCTGAACTTTCAGTGGGGCTCTTCAGATGTGTCCTCAGGTATTATAAGATTTAAAATTGGGAAAGTGTCTTAAATATCATATAGTCCAACCATTTCATTTATGAGCGATGATGAGGCCTAAAggagattaagtgtcttgctcacAGTCTCACCCATGGTAAATATCAGAGCCAGGTTCTtaaactccaaattcagcatgcCACGCTCTCTCTCCCCAGTTCAATTAACTCTAAAACCTGTACAAAGCAACTTTTCTTTCTGCATTTAGAATTCTTCCACCGCCACTTTctggggaatttttttctttagttctctaTGGATTTTCATCTCAGTTGCAAATAATGAGTCCATTTGAGAGcttaattttactttaaaattacaATCTTAGCTGGTCTCATTATTTGGTATTTAATGTTAACCTCACTGACTCTAAGGTAACCTCCTTTTAGTTAGAGTCCTTAATTGTTCaaattttcaaaggaaactgGATAGCCTTCAGATTTTGCTCTTGTTCCTGAAAATTGTTTGCTGTTCACTAAAGACTTGTTTTGTTTCCCAGTTTTACTTTGTGATGTTTACCTCTTCTAGGTATACAGGGCCAATGGGCCAGACGGAGCAGTTGGCAGAGGCCAGAGAATCCACCTACAGTTATGGGACACAGCAGGGCAAGAGAGGTGAGGCCTGGAGTCATGTGCTAGCTATGAAAGCAGCAGCACAGAGCAAATAATGATTTACATACAATTACACGATCAGAAGAGAACTGGCCAGTTACCTGACATGCACCTGGGCAAGGAATGTACTGCGCAGACTGACATGAGAATGATGGTTTTGTTTTCCATAAGTCTAAAGGAAAAGTAATtttttcagaatttattttttcttataagcATTTTATGTTATTTCCCAAATACCTTTTCTTTAATTTCGTTTTGCCAATGGggctgtgtgtgcgtgtgtgtgtgtttgaataaatgtgtCTGCATCATTAAAATTCAACTGCTGAAAATTCCTACAAGTTCTAGGTGGATCAGAGTTCTCACTCTCAGAACCTAGAGACCCAACAGAAATGGTACCCGTAGCATCGATATGATGTTGCTTTCAGTTCAGTGCTGGCTTCTGTTATCTCTCTGAGCCTACTTGCCTAGGGTTTTACTGGATCTGAAAAACAGCTGTTTTTAACGTTGGAATGATGGTTATTTGAAATCAATATTCGAAGAAAAAAACCTTGCACATCTGGTTGAAAGACTTAAATTCACTTTGCACATGTTTCTTGAAGCCTGGTGGTTGAGAGGGGGAGCAGGAAAGGGGATGTGGCAGAGAACTGCACATTGCTCAAAGTcttgggagagagaaggaagcaggagaaggaaataggtgAGGTTAGTGACTGAGTCATTAGTACTCTGCACACTGTGATAGTAGTCCTTGGGAGAAGCTTGAATTTAGAGGCCAGAGGACACATTGTAACAGTGAGAAATAATGGAGAGACCAGGCTTAGACATGCTTGTTACCCATGTGACCAcgaacaagtcccttaacctctttctctACCCCTCTGAACCTCTGTCTTCTCCTCTGTCAAATTGGTATGATATCTGTGTACCTCACAAAGACTCTGATGAGATTAAAATATGTAAGGGGCTTTAAACAACTTAGGACCCCCAAGGACGTAAACAGATGGGATGTGTTGTAATGTTAGCCCAAAGTTTTTACAACCATAATAATACCTAGCATATGTAAACAGTACTTTAAacgtttgcaaagcattttacatcttatgtcatttgattctcgcAACCTTTCAGGGAGGAAGGTGGTGTTATTATCccgattttatagatgaggatactgaggccaaggctagcccagagtcacagatCTGTAattgtctaaggcaagatttgagttTAGGTCTTCccaagtccagctctctgtcCTCTAGTATATGGGAATATATGCCTATGAtattatacacataaatacatttaaaagaaatgtgGTATGGTAGCTAGAAAGCTTGCCTCAGAGATAGGAaagcttgggttcaagtcttgactgTGACTTATtggctgtgagatcctgggcaagtcacttagcctcagacAGCTATCCAGGACCATCAGCTTCAGAGGTATGTTGGTACAGGAAGCTCCTCACCAAGAGTTTCTtttgctgatgaaatcacaggtccagttaaaaaaaaataaaaatatatacaagtgTTTGTTTTACAatgtgactaacatggaaatatgttttgcatgactgcatgtgTATAACCTCTATAAAATTTCTTGACATCTTAATGAGGGGgaaagtggagggaaggagagataaaaaTTGGAACTccaaaaatttataatttatttatttttcacttttcaacattcacttccacaagaatttgaattccaaattttctccccatctctccccacccccaccccaggacagtgtgcactTCATCCACCCCTTTCCCTagtgtcctcccttctgtcttccCCTTCCATCCTGcttccctctgttttcctgtagggcaaaatagatttctataccccactgcctttacatcttatttcccagttgcaagcaaaaacaatttttaacattcatttttaaagctttgaggaactcaaaatttttaaaaagtcaatgtcaaaaattgtttttacatgtaattgagggggaaataaaatattaaataaaaagtaaaaagcaaGTACACACATCCGTGTTTGTTGCCTAATGATTCATGGCCCCATCATAAACATAGCAGGTTAAGTTATGGGCTTAGGAATTAGCTGTTGTTATCTCTATTAAGTAGACTGATTGGGTTGCCTCCCCTTTGTGTGGGAGAAGCTTTGTGACCAGATAAACAGCTAAACAAGTTTATATGAAGGATAATAAATGAATGCAACCTTGTTGTAATACTTTTGTGCATGACCATCTGAGTCTTATGTTTACAGGTATTACTGAAGGCAAATGATCTTCATGACAACATTGCAACTCCCATCGTTTAAAATAAGTGGCTGGTTTCCCATGAAGGGAGCACTAActtcttattttgcttttgtgtttCTAGGTTTCGTAGCCTGACGACTGCATTCTTCCGAGATGCGATgggttttcttctcctttttgatcTGACCAATGAACAAAGTTTTCTCAATGTCCGAAACTGGTTAAGTAAGTAGTTTTTTCATCtccctttatattctttttttaaaaaaaatatatgacttAGAGGAAGATGCTTATCTATGTTAACTCAATAATTAACCCAGTTTGTaacttataaagcacttatttTCCCCATCTGACTTtgaacttttcttcctctttcctcccctagATAGAAAAATCATACAAATGTAAAGCTAGAAAGACTTTGAAAAATCATGTAATCTATGTTGCAGTTTTCGGGTAGGACTGAAACCTAAACCATGATAGAAAATAAGACTacaactcatttaaaaaaattatccagAAGATTCCATATCTTCTGTTGTTTAGATTTCTTAGTACTGATGACTCTGAAAGTTAAACTCTGCTCATGCCGGATGTAGTTGAAACACTTATCAGTTTAGTTATTTGTTAGCTGTGATAGATGATTTTCTGGAGGAAGTAGCTGATGATATAGATTAAAATAAGTTTTGGGGGCAACTGACAAATTTTATCTTTCTgctcttcctatttctttttatcctggCTAACTGAAAGCTaggtgtatttttttctattattctgattttaaatcagaattttaaattttaaactattttaaataGTTGCTGATGAATAtgctgtaattaaaaaaaaatcaatgttgtTGTATTTTCTAATTTCTCCTTCCAAAAGGCATATAGTAGATAAAGAATAGACCTCGGGGTCAGGAAGGCATAGGTTCAAGTACTGCCTTTGGCATATATTGGATGTATGACCTCAGGCACAGTCATTTAAGCCTTTTAACGTCTCAGAAGACCAGTCAACCTctccaagattataaattgtgGAGCAGTGAatgatttgcattggtagagggagcttcctcactGGGACTTCTACACACCAATGACATTAGAGTTctgaaacaaacaagcaaacaaacatccTGAGAAAACAAAAACCTCAAAAATATTTGCTGTGCATGAGTTTGTGGCATAGTAATAAGATTATTGGACAGCCAGGTGGCAAAGTGGTTAGAGTacagggtttggaatcaggaagactcatcttcatgagttcaaatccagcctcagacacttactagttgtatgaccctgggcaagtcacctaaccctgtttgcttcaggttcctcatctgtaaaatgagcaagagaaggaaatggcaaactactccagtatgtttcccaagaaaatctgaaatgcaGTCACCAAGAATCTGACAccactgaaaacgactgaaccaCAACAGCAATAAAAGTActagagtcagaagatgtgggCTGACTCCTAAGTGTGACACTGtctttgtgattctgggcaagtcaccaaccCTCTCCAGACCTCCGTCTCCacttaaaaatggagataattcttAGGTGTGGGACATAAAgtgaaagggatcttagatcATTTAGAGGTGATACATTCAGTCAATATTTACCTATTATTGATTATTCAGAGGTGTACTGTTCCTGGCGTTGGAGTGGGATGGGATAGGGTGTGGGTGCATACTTTCTCTATCTGCCTTGTAGCCCTTTGCAAATAATGTTGGTTCCTtttggaatcaatcaatcaatcaatgagttGCCTATCAGATAGGCAGGATGAGGGTATTTGTGACATGAAATTCCTGACTTTAGCGAATCTGAACCAGTTCTGTCATGACTGATTACTCTGGGGTTTTCAGAGTCCAAAACAATAGATTTCTGGGTGCTTCAGAGAGTATCTGAAAGAGGTTCTCACCTCTGTCCCATCATAGATATGTTGTATAtccatatactacatatatatatatataaatgcatatatgtatgtagtgtAATTTTCAAAAATCCTATAAAAATTTCTGATGTCAGTGTGTATAAATCTCAGTTAagctggttcaaatcctgttacTGTCTTTAGTGGAACTCGGGCATAGAAAGTTTGTTATCAGTTCTTAAAAATGGTAACTTCTTCAGAAGTATGTTGCAAATACCTGTATGACACATGACcttattaaacattaaattaCAAAACAATAGAGTATTTGTATCCTTTATCAATCAATAAGGATTTGAACTGCTAGCACAACTGGGAAGTGTTAGATAAGGTTCTTGCCTAGAATGCCCTGACAGTCTAGCAGGAGGGACAAAATATGAACCCAAAACATGTAGTGATTGAAGACAGTTTTATAATAACATTGCATTCTGATATACAAAGGCAGGTTGGTATAGCTGATAAGAGTGTTGGGCTTGGTGACaggagggtctgggttcaaatcctgccttagccAGTTACTAACTGTATGTACCATTATATGTCTCAAGAAATTATCTGGAACTTAACTAAGTCATAGATGGTCTGCAATCTGCCTTGGGTAGGCGGAGTTCCCACACTGAGAAAATCGTAGAACCTTTATATATTCTTCTGTGTTCAAAGTGCTACATTAATGAAACTGGAGGATATGAACACTGGAATGACacaaaagggggaagggaatttgAAAAGAGGTGGAAAGAGTacaaagatagagaaaaagagaagaaaaataagataataggagagaagagaggaagaaagagagcatTTTGGTTTGAAAGAAAATGTGGCAATAAAGGATTAAGAAAGTGTCTATGTCTTAAGACTGAAATTCTAGGgttggtaattaaaaaaaaaaaacaactttgttcCTTGGGAGGTTGTGATGCTTGGCTAGCTGACATTATTATTATGTGGTTTAGTTAGGTTTTCCCTTGTGTCTAGATGTAGGACAATACAACAACGAAAAACCCCTATAAGCTCAAGGGATAAAAATTGTAGTTCCTTTAGCTTTCTAGAATTCCTGAGGATTCTGTTTGACCCCATGGTTTATTTCATTGCTGTGACTgctaattctctcccttccagtgAAATCCTCTTGTTTATCCTAGACATACCCCAGTGGGAGAGATACATAGTGGGAAACAAGGAAATTCggtggaaaaaaattcagacagaAATGGGTTAGatagaaagtaatttttatttgattgttGTAGTAAAAACTTTGAGAATGAATACCAAAAAGCAGTTTTAAGTTGGAATGAACAGTAGTAGTAAAAATTGCTCTAGTCAGCACCTATTGTTTTCtaaatcatttatttaataaaagtaTGAGTGAGCATAAATTTCTTGGTGTGtgttgagaggagaaaaggaagtctGAAAAACTTTAAACCCTTCTTCATGCCATATTTGTAAGCTATAGGGTGTACttacataaaattattttgttcctCATCTCCACCCCAGAATTTTACAATTTAATGAACTGTTAAGCATTAAGCTGTTTGCACTGCCATGTACCTATAACCAtttcttgtgtttatttttctattgatAGGCCAACTGCAAATGCATGCCTATTGTGAAAACCCAGATGTAGTGCTCTGCGGTAATAAAAGTGACTTGGAAGACCAGAGAGTAGTAAAAGAAGAGGAAGCCAGGGAACTTGCTGAAAAATATgggtgagctttttttttttttttgacaaggggAAAAGGAAACTGTTGGGTTTTTAAAAGGTGACTATTATCATATGAATTTGGAGGCTCAGTAAAGCCTGTTTTAATGTTGAACTTTGGAGACAACAGACTACATGTTTTAAGATCCTATTGAAGTGGATTTCGTAGAAGAAGGAAGTAGGCTCAAGTGATGTTCTGTTGCACCTTATTTTCTTAGTTAGTGAATCCCTGAAGAGAGGAGAATATTATGCCAGGGTAGAGCTGGGACAAAGTAATCCTTACTTTCGGGGACCTCTTGTCCCTATTTTTAGACTGTCCACAGCGTCCAAAAGGAGGCTGTAAACTGCTTCTGTTTTTCCCCTAGGGTATAAACAGGTAAGTATTCTGGAACTAGGGTACTTTCTATTCCTCTGGATCAAAGGAATCCCACCTTTTAGTAAAATGAGTCAACACTGGAAGCACAAGAACAGAGGGGTCGCAGTCAAGCCTCCCAACCGTCGTCTTGGCTTTATAGTCTCTGGACTTTAAGTCCAGAATGTCTTGCCTCTTAAATTACCTCCTGTTTACATCATATAGATCTCATTGGTCCATAGTTATacgcatgttgtctcccccgttgGAATGTGAGCTTCTGGAGAACACATAGTGTCTTTCATACGGTGAATACTTAAATGCCAGTTGAGCCTAGGAGAGGAGAGTAGTTTGGGCAAAGTGTGCAGGATGTATGGAAGGGAGGAGAtcttggagaaagggagagtagtTAGGAAGAGTCCTTGTTTGCTTAGGATGTGATGATGTGGTGGATAGGGCagcaaaatattttctgagaTTCTGGATTATCTTACTGAGTGGCCAGGGGTTTATGGATTAAATTTTAGAAGTATTGTCAATTACTGTTTGTGAAAGGACCTAcgaaaaaggaaatttacttttCATTGATGAAGGTCATTACTTCATTCTTTGCTCAATTTATTCTTGGAAACAGAAGAAACTACATGAGGAAAGTGTGCCAAGAAGCTGTAGGAGATAAGGTTGGGTAAGAAGCATATGTTTAACCTGTGTAGGactatgattttctttttataactagttctgtgattttattggtatagagaaTTCTCTCTGCTAATACAGATTGGCACCTGCCCTGTAACTAGAATTGCCTGGAGGCActaacagattaaatgacttacccagggtcacatagtaagtaggaatcagagacaggacttgaacccccTTTTGTCTTCTGATTTTGAGGTTAGCTCTCAATCTACCACGTCAGATCACCTCATGTATGTTAGCTTATGGATTGTGGACTTTGTGCTGTAGGTAGTGGAGAGCCAttgaagggaggaagtgaggagggagtgatAGGAAATCaatggtttgttttcttttcaaaggaaGATGAGTT from Notamacropus eugenii isolate mMacEug1 chromosome 1, mMacEug1.pri_v2, whole genome shotgun sequence includes these protein-coding regions:
- the RAB27A gene encoding ras-related protein Rab-27A, giving the protein MSDGDYDYLIKFLALGDSGVGKTSLLYQYTDGKFNSKFITTVGIDFREKRVVYRANGPDGAVGRGQRIHLQLWDTAGQERFRSLTTAFFRDAMGFLLLFDLTNEQSFLNVRNWLSQLQMHAYCENPDVVLCGNKSDLEDQRVVKEEEARELAEKYGIPYFETSAANGTNISKAIEMLLDLIMKRMERCVDKSWIPEGVVRSNGHNSTEHLDGNKEKGGCGC